One genomic segment of Mesoterricola silvestris includes these proteins:
- a CDS encoding putative metalloprotease CJM1_0395 family protein, producing the protein MADAIPSLSPTPPTADPVRAGQGAGGKPGGAQGADPKGRKAGGADTLELSPEAKAQVAKLQARDAAVKAHEAAHIAAGAGVVTSGASYAYQRGPDGRNYAVGGEVSVDTSPVKGNPQATLAKASRIMAAAMAPADPSGQDRSVAAAASSMASQAAVELAAKGAKQGGKPSSGSLIDTVG; encoded by the coding sequence ATGGCAGACGCCATTCCCTCCCTTTCCCCCACCCCACCCACCGCGGATCCCGTCCGGGCAGGGCAGGGTGCGGGCGGAAAGCCGGGCGGTGCCCAGGGGGCCGATCCCAAGGGACGGAAGGCGGGTGGCGCCGACACTCTGGAGCTTTCCCCGGAGGCCAAAGCCCAGGTGGCCAAGCTCCAGGCCCGGGATGCGGCCGTGAAGGCCCACGAGGCGGCCCACATCGCCGCCGGGGCGGGCGTCGTCACCTCGGGGGCCAGCTACGCCTACCAGCGGGGGCCGGATGGGCGGAACTACGCGGTGGGCGGGGAAGTGTCCGTGGACACCTCGCCGGTGAAGGGCAATCCCCAGGCCACCCTCGCCAAAGCCTCCCGCATCATGGCGGCGGCCATGGCGCCGGCCGACCCTTCGGGGCAGGATCGGTCGGTGGCAGCGGCCGCCTCGTCCATGGCCTCCCAGGCGGCGGTGGAACTGGCGGCCAAGGGCGCCAAGCAGGGCGGGAAGCCCTCGTCAGGCAGCCTGATCGATACGGTGGGCTAG
- the lon gene encoding endopeptidase La: MAEEILAPQTVDESPKIPDVLPVLPLRDVVVYPYVILPLSVSREKSLRAVDTALVENRMILLLSQKQMEMDDPGPEDLYKVGTAALIMRVLKLPDGRVRALVQGLQRVRVEYFTETESQFKAKVEVLSESEIAERNIELDALLRSVKQTLEKAVALGKNLPQEVLVIASNLDSPGRLADLVASNLDLKPPQMQEVLEIANPTQRLKRVNELLMREIDLLEVQQKITMEARGEMDKSQREYYLRQQLKAIQQELGEGSELAEEIQAFRDKMAKLKVPEEPLLEIDRNLKKLERMHPDSSETAVTRTYLEWMTEMPWGTLTEDNLDLKEAKRILDEDHYGLEKIKDRLVEYLAVRKLNPEHKGTILCFVGPPGTGKTSLGKSVARALGRKFNRISLGGVHDESEVRGHRRTYVGAMPGRIIQALHQVKSMNPVIMLDEVDKIGRDMRGDPSAALLEVLDPEQNHTFRDHYMNVPIDLSQVLFLTNANELDPIQPAFRDRMEIIHLSSYTLEEKVGIAERHLIPRQLEKNGITEKQLVFSTKGLQAIITGYTREAGLRQLEREIGTVCRKVARKVAEGDLKTKITLSEKNVHDLLGPVKLLQDERLKAPRVGVVTGLAWTSTGGEVLFVEALKMPGKGALVLTGQLGDVMKESAQAALSYIRSRSDAFEIDPEVFQKNDLHIHFPEGAIPKDGPSAGLAIATVLLSVLKGLPVLNTLAMTGEIDLRGEALPIGGLKEKALAALRVGVREVVIPFANQKDLEEIAPEVRKKLRFHPVKHVEEVFEMALDGWIRPEKRKKPRARK; this comes from the coding sequence GTGGCCGAAGAAATCCTAGCTCCCCAGACCGTGGACGAGTCCCCCAAGATCCCGGACGTCCTGCCCGTCCTGCCCCTGCGGGACGTGGTCGTCTACCCCTACGTGATCCTCCCCCTCTCCGTGAGCCGCGAGAAGTCCCTGCGGGCCGTGGACACGGCCCTGGTGGAGAACCGCATGATCCTCCTGCTGTCCCAGAAGCAGATGGAAATGGACGACCCGGGCCCGGAGGACCTCTACAAGGTGGGCACCGCGGCCCTCATCATGCGCGTTCTGAAGCTCCCGGACGGCCGTGTCCGGGCCCTGGTCCAGGGCCTCCAGCGCGTGCGGGTGGAGTACTTCACGGAAACCGAGAGCCAGTTCAAGGCCAAGGTGGAAGTGCTTTCCGAATCCGAGATCGCCGAACGGAACATCGAGCTGGACGCCCTCCTGCGCTCCGTGAAGCAGACCCTGGAGAAGGCCGTGGCCCTGGGCAAGAACCTGCCCCAGGAAGTGCTCGTCATCGCCTCCAATCTGGACAGCCCCGGGCGCCTGGCGGACCTGGTGGCCTCCAACCTGGATCTCAAGCCGCCCCAGATGCAGGAGGTGCTGGAGATCGCCAACCCCACCCAGCGCCTGAAGCGCGTGAACGAACTCCTCATGCGGGAAATCGATCTCCTGGAAGTGCAGCAGAAGATCACCATGGAAGCCCGCGGCGAAATGGACAAGAGCCAGCGGGAGTACTACCTGCGCCAGCAGCTCAAGGCCATCCAGCAGGAGCTGGGCGAGGGCAGCGAACTGGCCGAGGAGATCCAGGCCTTCCGGGACAAGATGGCCAAGCTGAAGGTCCCCGAGGAGCCCCTCCTGGAGATCGACCGCAACCTCAAGAAGCTCGAGCGCATGCACCCGGACAGCAGCGAGACCGCCGTCACCCGCACCTACCTGGAATGGATGACGGAAATGCCCTGGGGCACCCTCACCGAGGACAACCTGGACCTCAAGGAGGCCAAGCGCATCCTGGACGAGGACCACTACGGCCTGGAGAAGATCAAGGACCGCCTCGTGGAGTACCTGGCGGTGCGCAAGCTGAACCCCGAGCACAAGGGCACGATCCTCTGCTTCGTGGGCCCTCCGGGCACCGGCAAGACCTCCCTGGGCAAGAGCGTCGCCCGGGCCCTGGGCCGGAAGTTCAACCGCATCTCCCTGGGCGGCGTGCACGACGAAAGCGAAGTGCGGGGCCACCGCCGCACCTACGTGGGGGCCATGCCCGGACGGATCATCCAGGCCCTCCACCAGGTCAAGTCCATGAACCCCGTGATCATGCTGGACGAGGTGGACAAGATCGGCCGGGACATGCGGGGCGATCCCTCCGCCGCCCTCCTGGAGGTCCTGGACCCCGAACAGAACCACACGTTCCGGGACCACTACATGAACGTGCCCATCGACCTGAGCCAGGTGCTCTTCCTCACCAACGCCAACGAGCTGGATCCCATCCAGCCCGCCTTCCGGGACCGCATGGAGATCATCCACCTCTCCAGCTACACCCTGGAGGAGAAGGTGGGCATCGCCGAGCGCCACCTGATCCCCCGCCAGCTGGAAAAGAACGGCATCACCGAAAAGCAGCTGGTCTTCAGCACCAAGGGTCTCCAGGCCATCATCACCGGCTACACCCGCGAGGCGGGCCTGCGCCAGCTTGAGCGCGAAATCGGCACCGTCTGCCGCAAGGTGGCCCGCAAGGTGGCCGAAGGCGACCTGAAGACGAAGATCACCCTCAGCGAAAAGAACGTCCATGACCTGCTGGGCCCCGTGAAGCTGCTGCAGGACGAGCGGCTCAAGGCCCCCCGGGTGGGCGTGGTCACCGGCCTCGCCTGGACCTCCACGGGCGGCGAGGTGCTCTTCGTGGAGGCCCTCAAGATGCCCGGCAAGGGCGCCCTGGTCCTCACGGGCCAGCTGGGTGACGTCATGAAGGAAAGCGCCCAGGCGGCTCTCAGCTACATCCGCAGCCGCAGCGACGCCTTCGAGATCGACCCGGAAGTCTTCCAGAAGAACGACCTCCACATCCACTTCCCCGAGGGCGCCATCCCCAAGGACGGCCCCAGCGCCGGCCTGGCCATCGCCACCGTGCTCCTGTCCGTCCTGAAGGGCCTGCCCGTCCTGAACACCCTGGCCATGACCGGGGAGATCGACCTCCGGGGCGAGGCGCTGCCCATCGGCGGCCTCAAGGAAAAGGCCCTGGCCGCCCTGCGGGTGGGCGTCCGGGAGGTCGTCATCCCCTTCGCCAACCAGAAGGACCTGGAGGAGATCGCCCCCGAAGTGCGCAAGAAGCTCCGCTTCCACCCCGTCAAGCACGTGGAGGAGGTCTTCGAGATGGCCCTGGACGGGTGGATCCGTCCCGAAAAACGCAAGAAGCCCCGCGCCCGGAAATGA
- the ftsY gene encoding signal recognition particle-docking protein FtsY yields MSLFGNLFTKFKQGLQRTQELVLAPMGRLLGLRRLDEDQLEELEDLLLQADLGVHGVKRLMDRLRFEMKRSGDIDPKAVLKDELLKILRQVPPRPFLARGTQVCLLVGVNGVGKTTTLGKLAAHLKDRGEDVLVVAGDTFRAAAIDQLELWGTRAGVPVIRNQMGGDPAAIAFDGATSALAKGIPWVLVDTAGRLHTKDHLMRELDKIRRSLQKVIPEAPHRVILVLDATTGQNGLVQAEAFKQAAGITDLILTKLDGSAKGGIAVAILERLKLPIAFVGVGEQVDDLIPFDPETFVDGLLDV; encoded by the coding sequence GTGAGTCTGTTCGGTAATCTGTTCACGAAATTCAAGCAGGGACTCCAGCGAACCCAGGAGCTGGTCCTGGCCCCCATGGGCCGGCTCCTGGGCCTGCGCCGCCTGGACGAGGACCAGCTGGAGGAACTGGAGGATCTCCTCCTCCAGGCCGACCTGGGCGTGCACGGCGTCAAGCGCCTCATGGACCGGCTCCGGTTCGAAATGAAGCGCTCGGGGGACATCGACCCCAAGGCGGTGCTGAAGGACGAGCTGCTGAAGATCCTCCGCCAGGTGCCCCCCCGCCCCTTCCTGGCCCGGGGGACCCAGGTGTGCCTCCTGGTGGGCGTGAACGGCGTGGGCAAGACCACCACCCTCGGGAAGCTGGCCGCCCACCTCAAGGACCGGGGCGAGGATGTCCTGGTGGTCGCCGGCGATACCTTCCGGGCGGCGGCCATCGATCAGCTGGAGCTATGGGGCACCCGGGCGGGCGTCCCCGTCATCCGCAACCAGATGGGCGGAGACCCCGCCGCCATCGCCTTCGACGGCGCCACCAGCGCGCTGGCCAAGGGCATTCCCTGGGTGCTGGTGGACACCGCCGGCCGCCTCCACACCAAGGATCACCTCATGCGGGAGCTGGACAAGATCCGCCGCAGCCTCCAGAAGGTCATCCCCGAGGCCCCCCACCGGGTCATCCTCGTCCTGGACGCCACCACCGGGCAGAACGGACTGGTGCAGGCCGAGGCCTTCAAGCAGGCCGCCGGCATCACCGACCTCATCCTCACCAAGCTGGACGGCAGCGCCAAGGGCGGCATCGCCGTGGCCATCCTGGAGCGCCTCAAGCTTCCCATCGCCTTCGTGGGCGTTGGCGAGCAGGTGGACGACCTGATTCCCTTCGATCCCGAAACCTTCGTGGACGGCCTCCTCGATGTGTGA
- the ribD gene encoding bifunctional diaminohydroxyphosphoribosylaminopyrimidine deaminase/5-amino-6-(5-phosphoribosylamino)uracil reductase RibD — protein MCERPLTDLLAWELACGGPFPDPESLTGDEHFMALAIRQGMGGVGLSSPNPPVGCVLVQDGSVIGQGVHTRAGDPHGEIMALRDAEIRDQDTRGATAYVTLEPCCHHGRTPPCTDALIRAGITRVVVGVKDPNPRVDGGGIAILRSHGVQVAESVLGLACSRFHAPFFKLIRTGLPWVVLKLALGADGSLGPEGQSTQVTSPEIQNLAHALRRATEALVVGRWTVEVDDPRLTDRWPRPTAPHRQALRVVLDSHGRLPGTRKVWLPVAGQPVLRALAEDCPPIRGVEDLQLPPGPGGVSLKHLLHELAARGVGRVLFEGGGILARQLLDEGLVDEFHRFVSDEPAHGKPVHLDTTRLATQRIRATFPGGTWDVLAVL, from the coding sequence ATGTGTGAACGGCCCCTCACGGACCTCCTGGCCTGGGAACTCGCCTGCGGCGGGCCCTTCCCGGATCCGGAATCCCTGACGGGAGACGAGCATTTCATGGCCTTGGCCATCCGGCAGGGCATGGGCGGCGTGGGCCTCAGCAGTCCCAATCCCCCCGTCGGGTGCGTCCTGGTCCAGGATGGTTCCGTCATCGGCCAGGGGGTCCACACCCGCGCCGGCGATCCCCACGGCGAGATCATGGCCCTCCGGGACGCGGAAATCCGCGATCAGGACACCCGGGGCGCCACCGCCTACGTCACCCTCGAACCCTGTTGCCACCATGGCCGCACCCCCCCCTGCACCGACGCCCTCATCCGCGCGGGGATCACCCGGGTGGTGGTGGGGGTGAAGGACCCCAACCCCCGGGTGGACGGGGGCGGCATCGCCATCCTCCGCTCCCATGGCGTCCAGGTGGCGGAATCGGTCCTGGGCCTTGCCTGCTCCCGTTTCCACGCCCCCTTCTTCAAGCTCATCCGCACGGGCCTGCCCTGGGTGGTGCTCAAGCTGGCCCTGGGGGCCGACGGCTCCCTGGGCCCCGAAGGCCAGAGCACCCAGGTCACCTCGCCGGAAATCCAGAACCTGGCCCATGCCCTCCGCAGGGCCACCGAGGCGCTGGTGGTGGGCCGCTGGACCGTGGAGGTGGATGACCCCCGCCTCACGGATCGGTGGCCCCGCCCCACGGCCCCCCATCGTCAGGCCCTCCGGGTGGTCCTGGACAGCCACGGGCGCCTGCCCGGTACCCGCAAGGTCTGGCTGCCGGTCGCCGGCCAACCCGTCCTGCGCGCCCTGGCGGAGGACTGCCCCCCCATCCGGGGCGTCGAGGACCTTCAGCTCCCGCCGGGCCCCGGGGGGGTCAGCCTGAAACACCTCCTCCACGAACTGGCCGCCCGGGGCGTGGGGCGGGTGCTGTTCGAAGGCGGAGGCATCCTGGCCCGGCAGCTTCTCGACGAAGGGCTGGTGGACGAATTCCACCGGTTCGTGTCGGATGAGCCTGCCCACGGCAAGCCGGTTCACCTGGACACCACCCGCTTGGCCACCCAGAGGATCCGGGCCACCTTCCCGGGCGGCACCTGGGACGTGCTCGCCGTCCTCTGA
- the thiS gene encoding sulfur carrier protein ThiS yields the protein MRLILNGRERETPELATVADLAQWLMLPGFGSAVELNGEVVRKASYGTTELRDHDRLEVVRLVGGG from the coding sequence GTGCGGCTGATCCTCAACGGCAGGGAGCGGGAGACGCCGGAACTGGCCACGGTGGCGGACCTGGCCCAGTGGCTGATGCTCCCGGGATTCGGCAGCGCGGTGGAACTCAACGGAGAAGTGGTGCGCAAGGCCAGCTATGGGACCACGGAGCTGCGGGACCACGACCGCCTGGAGGTGGTTCGCCTGGTGGGCGGCGGCTGA
- a CDS encoding trans-sulfuration enzyme family protein translates to MDPKGWGLSTTAIHAGKAHNGTRSVTTPIFQTSVFELMENAEGAEFANAVEPPQFYTRWGNPNFSEVQQVVASLEGAERALVTSSGMSAFATVFDTFLQPGDHVVAPAAVYLGTEQLLRRWEARKGLKITWVQNTLDTGEWDEAVTDRTRLILAETPSNPTLAVTDLAAIAAIGRRKGVRTVADNTFATPIFTKPVELGIDLSVSSATKYLGGHSDLVAGVIAGSEADIAACWATTKLTGPTLDPIAAWLLHRGLKTLYLRVRRASDNAQSLAAWLLWQPQVARVDYPGTKDHPGHEVATRQMNGGYGAMMSFDLRGGLVAGQRFCEALRIITRAVSLGGVESLIQHPASMSHLRTPPEVKARLGITDGLLRFSVGIEDEADLKADLETGFLAADAAR, encoded by the coding sequence ATGGATCCGAAGGGTTGGGGCCTGAGCACGACTGCCATCCACGCCGGCAAGGCGCACAACGGAACCCGGTCCGTGACCACCCCCATCTTCCAGACCTCGGTGTTCGAGCTCATGGAAAATGCCGAGGGGGCGGAGTTCGCCAATGCCGTCGAGCCGCCGCAGTTCTACACGCGGTGGGGGAATCCCAATTTCAGTGAGGTCCAGCAGGTGGTGGCCTCCCTGGAAGGGGCCGAGCGAGCGCTGGTGACCAGTTCGGGCATGAGTGCCTTCGCCACGGTCTTCGACACGTTCCTGCAGCCGGGGGACCATGTGGTGGCCCCGGCGGCGGTGTACCTGGGGACCGAGCAGCTCCTTCGGCGGTGGGAGGCCCGCAAGGGGCTGAAGATCACCTGGGTGCAGAACACCCTGGATACCGGGGAGTGGGACGAGGCCGTCACGGACCGCACCCGGCTGATCCTTGCGGAAACGCCGTCCAACCCCACCCTGGCCGTCACGGACCTCGCGGCCATCGCGGCCATCGGCCGGCGCAAAGGGGTCCGCACCGTCGCCGACAACACTTTCGCGACGCCCATCTTCACGAAACCGGTGGAGCTGGGCATCGACTTGAGCGTTTCCAGCGCCACGAAATACCTGGGCGGCCACTCGGACCTGGTGGCGGGGGTCATCGCGGGCAGCGAGGCGGATATCGCCGCCTGCTGGGCGACCACCAAACTCACGGGCCCCACCCTGGACCCCATCGCCGCCTGGCTGTTGCACCGGGGCCTCAAGACGCTTTACCTGCGGGTGCGCCGGGCCTCGGATAACGCCCAGTCCCTGGCAGCTTGGCTGCTCTGGCAGCCCCAGGTGGCCCGGGTGGACTATCCCGGCACCAAGGACCACCCGGGCCATGAGGTGGCCACGCGCCAGATGAACGGCGGATACGGCGCCATGATGAGCTTCGATCTGCGGGGAGGCCTGGTGGCCGGCCAACGGTTCTGCGAGGCGCTCCGCATCATCACCCGGGCCGTGAGCCTGGGTGGCGTGGAGAGCCTCATCCAGCACCCGGCGAGCATGAGCCACCTGCGCACGCCGCCCGAGGTCAAGGCCCGGCTCGGCATCACCGACGGGCTCCTGCGCTTTTCCGTGGGCATCGAGGACGAGGCGGACCTCAAGGCCGACCTGGAAACCGGATTCCTGGCGGCGGACGCGGCGAGGTAG
- the gatB gene encoding Asp-tRNA(Asn)/Glu-tRNA(Gln) amidotransferase subunit GatB: protein MNPGFEAVIGLEVHIQLSTRSKMFCACPNAHGGEPNSRTCPVCLGLPGALPALNAAAVSAALRLGLAVGAEIRPRSTFYRKQYFYPDLPKGYQITQGPVAIVENGHVTIPGDPAVRGVEGPVRAGIERAHLEEDAGKSTHEGPGGTSLVDLNRAGVPLLEIVGAPDLRSAQEASDYLKTLHRLVTFLGICDGNLEEGSFRADANISVRRPGEALGTRVEIKNLNSFRHVRLALDYEIARQAGALERGEPFPQETRGWDAERGETRSQRSKEAAMDYRYFPESDLPALVISEAEVAQARAALPELPEARCARFMAQYGLTAYEAGMLLQTPEFAAYFEETAGCCGNAKQAANWMLGEVSRTLNEGSGRIQDLPIPPALLGGLIALVAQGTINLNTAKEVVFPALVRGEGEPGQIVKDRGLAQVTERAPVVELVGRVLSAHPGQVAELRAGKAALRGFLVGQVMKAGKGKIDPRMVNEVLDEALGG, encoded by the coding sequence ATGAATCCTGGTTTCGAGGCGGTCATCGGTCTGGAAGTCCACATCCAGCTGTCCACCCGTTCAAAGATGTTCTGCGCGTGCCCCAATGCCCATGGGGGTGAGCCCAATTCCCGCACCTGCCCGGTGTGCCTGGGCCTGCCCGGGGCCCTGCCGGCGCTCAACGCCGCGGCCGTTTCCGCGGCGCTGCGCCTGGGCCTGGCCGTGGGGGCGGAAATCCGGCCCAGGAGCACCTTCTACCGCAAGCAGTACTTCTACCCGGACCTGCCCAAGGGCTACCAGATCACCCAGGGGCCCGTGGCGATCGTGGAGAACGGGCATGTCACGATTCCCGGGGATCCGGCGGTGCGGGGCGTGGAAGGCCCGGTGCGGGCCGGCATCGAACGGGCGCACCTGGAGGAGGATGCGGGGAAGTCCACCCACGAAGGCCCCGGCGGAACCTCCCTGGTGGACCTGAACCGGGCCGGGGTGCCGCTTCTGGAAATCGTCGGGGCGCCGGACCTGCGCAGTGCGCAGGAGGCCTCGGACTACCTCAAGACCCTCCATCGCCTGGTGACCTTCCTGGGCATCTGCGACGGGAACCTGGAGGAGGGGTCCTTCCGGGCCGACGCCAACATCAGCGTGCGGCGCCCCGGCGAGGCCCTGGGCACCCGGGTGGAGATCAAGAATCTCAACTCCTTCCGCCATGTGCGCCTGGCGCTGGATTACGAGATCGCCCGGCAGGCCGGGGCCCTGGAAAGGGGCGAGCCCTTCCCCCAGGAGACCCGGGGCTGGGATGCGGAGCGGGGCGAAACCCGGAGCCAGCGCAGCAAGGAAGCGGCCATGGACTACCGCTACTTCCCGGAGTCCGATCTGCCGGCCCTGGTCATTTCCGAGGCGGAGGTCGCCCAGGCCCGGGCGGCCCTCCCGGAGCTTCCGGAGGCCCGCTGCGCCCGGTTCATGGCCCAGTACGGCCTCACGGCCTACGAGGCCGGGATGCTGCTCCAGACGCCCGAATTCGCGGCCTATTTCGAGGAAACGGCCGGGTGCTGCGGGAACGCGAAGCAGGCCGCGAACTGGATGCTGGGGGAAGTGAGCCGCACGCTGAACGAAGGCTCCGGCCGGATCCAGGATCTCCCGATCCCGCCCGCGCTCCTGGGAGGCCTTATCGCCCTGGTGGCCCAGGGGACCATCAACCTGAACACGGCCAAGGAAGTCGTTTTCCCGGCCCTGGTGCGGGGCGAGGGGGAGCCCGGGCAGATCGTGAAGGACCGGGGGCTCGCCCAGGTCACGGAACGGGCCCCGGTGGTGGAGCTGGTGGGCCGCGTGCTTTCGGCCCACCCGGGCCAGGTGGCGGAGCTCCGGGCGGGGAAGGCCGCACTGCGGGGGTTCCTGGTGGGGCAGGTCATGAAGGCCGGCAAGGGGAAGATCGATCCCCGGATGGTGAACGAAGTCCTCGACGAAGCCCTTGGTGGCTAG